In Chloracidobacterium sp., one genomic interval encodes:
- a CDS encoding GAF domain-containing protein codes for MAESLVFTEGAGRDVIYDEIMPQIEALVEGEADLTANLANIAAALKLAFEFFWVGFYFAKGDTLVLGPFQGPPACTRIGIGKGVCGYAFSMRETTIVADVDAFPGHIACASESRSEIVVPIFRTGEAAGVLDVDSARLDDFTNVDAEGLERVAQIVERLLALQAV; via the coding sequence GTGGCCGAATCACTCGTTTTCACAGAAGGTGCGGGCCGCGACGTCATATACGACGAGATAATGCCGCAGATCGAAGCGTTGGTTGAAGGTGAGGCCGACCTGACGGCAAACTTGGCGAATATTGCGGCCGCTTTGAAGCTGGCGTTCGAATTTTTTTGGGTCGGCTTCTATTTCGCAAAGGGCGACACGCTTGTGCTCGGGCCGTTCCAAGGGCCGCCGGCGTGTACGCGTATCGGCATTGGCAAGGGCGTTTGCGGCTATGCATTCTCAATGCGCGAAACAACGATCGTCGCTGATGTCGATGCGTTCCCGGGCCATATTGCGTGTGCGTCGGAGTCGCGTTCCGAGATCGTGGTGCCGATATTTCGTACCGGCGAGGCGGCAGGTGTGCTTGATGTTGACAGTGCTCGGCTTGATGATTTTACGAATGTTGACGCCGAGGGCCTCGAGCGTGTCGCGCAAATAGTTGAGCGGCTCCTTGCCTTGCAGGCTGTTTAA